A genomic region of Gemmatimonadota bacterium contains the following coding sequences:
- a CDS encoding MBL fold metallo-hydrolase, with protein MPHRESSAHSKLVSAALLTLLLGVSVTTAQAQETLEIYLIDVEGGGATLFVSPAGESLLIDTGNGGRNAARDAGRIIAAMRDADVAEIDHLITTHWHGDHWGAMQELTSRVPVRHFIDHGQSVESNAAAAEFLSTTYPALYRGARHTVVTPGDRIALGGFDVTVLTSAKQVIERALPGGGGRNRYCADFVPQREDNGENAQSVGILGQFGDFRVLHLGDLTVNTEFELMCPNNPIGTVDLSVVSHHGQPISNAEVLVHAIEARVAVMNNGTRKGGQPEAMKVLYSAPGLEDLWQLHFSQLSGQEYTVPGLFIANSVDEVQSAMPIAPLTNVRGQGVPPRPVHDGEAFWIKVSASADGSFTVTNSRNGFTKEYR; from the coding sequence ATGCCGCACCGCGAATCGTCGGCCCATTCGAAGCTCGTCTCCGCAGCCTTGCTGACCCTCCTGTTGGGCGTCTCCGTGACCACCGCGCAGGCGCAGGAGACTCTCGAAATCTACCTGATCGACGTCGAAGGTGGGGGCGCAACCCTGTTCGTCTCGCCGGCCGGCGAGTCCTTGCTCATCGATACTGGGAACGGTGGACGGAATGCCGCGCGAGATGCCGGTCGCATCATCGCCGCCATGCGGGACGCAGACGTAGCTGAGATCGATCATCTGATCACGACCCACTGGCACGGCGACCATTGGGGGGCGATGCAGGAACTGACGAGCCGGGTTCCGGTGCGACACTTCATCGACCACGGGCAGAGCGTCGAGTCGAACGCCGCCGCGGCCGAGTTTCTCAGCACGACGTACCCGGCGCTGTACCGGGGTGCTCGACACACGGTCGTTACACCCGGGGACCGGATCGCCCTCGGCGGCTTCGACGTCACGGTACTTACGTCCGCCAAGCAGGTCATCGAACGGGCGCTGCCCGGCGGCGGCGGACGCAACCGCTACTGCGCTGATTTCGTCCCGCAGCGAGAAGACAACGGCGAAAACGCGCAGTCGGTAGGCATTCTCGGTCAGTTCGGCGACTTCCGGGTGCTCCACTTGGGCGATCTGACCGTCAACACCGAGTTCGAGCTCATGTGCCCCAACAATCCGATCGGTACGGTCGATCTATCCGTCGTCTCCCATCATGGGCAGCCGATATCCAACGCAGAGGTCCTGGTTCACGCCATCGAAGCTCGTGTGGCCGTCATGAACAACGGCACGCGGAAAGGCGGACAGCCGGAGGCGATGAAGGTGCTCTACTCCGCTCCCGGCCTGGAGGACCTCTGGCAGCTTCACTTCTCGCAACTGAGCGGACAGGAGTACACGGTACCCGGCCTGTTCATCGCGAACTCGGTCGACGAGGTGCAATCTGCCATGCCGATCGCACCGCTGACCAACGTTCGCGGACAGGGCGTCCCTCCGCGGCCGGTCCATGACGGGGAGGCGTTCTGGATCAAGGTGTCAGCATCCGCCGATGGCTCGTTCACGGTAACGAACAGCCGCAACGGGTTCACGAAGGAGTATCGCTAG
- a CDS encoding OsmC family protein, giving the protein MANDAISCTAEGTNEIVDRIIVLTKIHVHYTLRISPEAARDKVDRALETHVSKCPTAQSIKDSVEITWTADIVEG; this is encoded by the coding sequence ATGGCTAACGACGCCATCAGCTGCACGGCGGAAGGCACGAACGAGATCGTGGACCGGATCATCGTGCTGACGAAGATCCATGTGCACTACACGCTGCGGATATCCCCGGAGGCCGCTCGGGACAAGGTGGACCGGGCTCTGGAGACTCATGTGAGCAAGTGTCCGACGGCTCAGAGCATCAAGGATTCGGTGGAGATTACGTGGACGGCGGATATCGTTGAGGGCTAG
- a CDS encoding 2-oxoglutarate dehydrogenase E1 component, which yields MDNPLFDSLNTAYAQAMFEEYARNPEGVPAEWRTLFETRGQQAVAEGLFVPDQLNGNRAGSVEAPPAPQASPTSRAADDLRRVLPVVSRATALIQAFRDHGHRLARIDPLGSEPAGHPQLTPAFFGTSMEELAELPASLVIDESAEGRSVADALTDLENIYAGSIGYEFEHLDDHVKVDWLWQQVESGSHLPEMSPDERRALLYRLSEVEGMEQFIHRAYLGQKRFSLEGNDSLVPMLDLGIELAARKGGREVVLGMAHRGRLNVLTHTVGVSYGELLAEFEGPSYKGGQLDIAGTGDVKYHHGAQGEREIDGVGTILVRLVPNPSHLEFVNPVVAGMVRSRQFDSGSKAAEPDFDAVVPILMHGDAAFAAEGVVAETLNMARLKGYTVGGTIHIIVNNQVGFTTDPRDGRSTVYSSDLAKGYGIPVVHVNADDVEACLAAVRLAMMYRAHFHDDFLIDLVGYRRHGHNEGDEPAYTQPLKYKKIAGHPTAGAIYADQLAEEGVFSAAQAQTMREEIASRLRDAQDQVRHYEPVGDDGPDEDREVPVVPQSTGVDLDLLSRINETTLELPEGFTPHPKLWRQLERRAKDFDLDRTLDWGHAETLALGSLLTAGIPIRFTGQDVQRGTFSHRHLTLHDVETGEEFTPLQQVSDARLEIYNSPLTETAVIGFEYGYSVGADADVVLWEAQFGDFVNVAQVMIDQFLSSGLVKWGQYSRLTLLLPHGYEGQGPEHSSARLERFLQMCAEENMRVTYPTTPAQYFHLLRRQALRRPERPMIVMTPKSLLRHPMASSTVAELTEGGFQHVLDDPTVPDPTAIERVVLCSGKVYYDIQAHERRADATSTAVARLELLYPFPGDALTELLARYPSLKEVVWTQEEPRNMGGLTFIGPRLRGVVPRKVPLTYVARPERASPAGGKAKEHAAEQATLVLEALGLEG from the coding sequence ATGGACAACCCACTCTTCGACAGTCTGAACACCGCCTATGCTCAGGCGATGTTCGAGGAATACGCGCGTAACCCCGAAGGGGTCCCGGCGGAGTGGCGCACGCTCTTTGAGACCCGAGGCCAGCAGGCGGTCGCGGAAGGACTATTCGTCCCCGACCAACTCAACGGCAACCGAGCCGGCTCCGTCGAGGCCCCGCCGGCTCCTCAGGCATCGCCGACCTCCCGAGCGGCCGACGACCTCCGTCGGGTGTTGCCGGTCGTCTCTCGTGCGACCGCGTTGATTCAGGCGTTCAGGGACCACGGGCACCGGCTCGCCCGTATCGACCCGCTGGGCAGCGAGCCAGCCGGACACCCACAGCTCACCCCGGCCTTTTTCGGAACCTCGATGGAGGAACTGGCCGAGCTGCCCGCCTCGCTCGTCATAGACGAGAGCGCCGAGGGCCGCTCCGTCGCGGACGCGCTCACCGATCTCGAGAACATTTACGCAGGCAGCATTGGCTACGAGTTCGAGCACCTGGACGACCACGTGAAGGTCGACTGGCTTTGGCAGCAGGTCGAATCAGGGAGCCACCTGCCGGAGATGAGCCCGGACGAGCGGCGTGCGCTCCTGTACCGCCTGTCCGAAGTGGAAGGTATGGAGCAGTTCATACACCGTGCTTACCTGGGCCAGAAGCGCTTCTCGCTGGAGGGAAACGATTCTTTGGTACCCATGTTGGACCTCGGTATCGAACTTGCCGCCCGCAAAGGCGGCCGTGAGGTCGTACTCGGCATGGCACACCGCGGGCGCCTCAACGTGCTCACACACACCGTCGGCGTGTCGTACGGGGAGCTGCTCGCAGAGTTCGAGGGCCCGTCGTACAAGGGTGGACAGCTCGATATAGCCGGCACCGGGGACGTCAAGTACCACCACGGCGCCCAAGGCGAGCGTGAGATCGACGGCGTCGGCACAATCCTGGTCCGTTTGGTGCCGAACCCGAGCCATCTCGAGTTCGTGAACCCCGTCGTCGCGGGAATGGTACGCTCGAGACAGTTCGACAGCGGCAGCAAGGCTGCGGAGCCCGACTTCGACGCCGTGGTCCCGATCCTCATGCATGGGGACGCAGCCTTCGCGGCCGAGGGTGTCGTGGCTGAGACGCTGAACATGGCGCGCCTCAAGGGATACACCGTGGGCGGCACCATCCACATCATCGTCAACAACCAAGTCGGCTTCACCACCGATCCACGCGATGGCCGCTCGACGGTGTACTCGAGCGACCTGGCCAAGGGCTACGGGATCCCCGTCGTGCACGTGAACGCCGACGACGTTGAGGCGTGCCTCGCCGCGGTCCGGCTCGCCATGATGTACCGGGCTCACTTCCACGATGACTTCCTGATCGACCTCGTCGGGTATCGCCGACACGGCCACAACGAAGGCGACGAGCCCGCGTACACGCAGCCGCTCAAGTACAAGAAGATCGCCGGGCACCCGACCGCTGGAGCGATCTACGCCGATCAGCTCGCGGAGGAGGGTGTCTTCAGCGCGGCGCAGGCTCAAACGATGCGCGAGGAAATCGCGAGTCGCTTGCGCGACGCTCAAGATCAGGTGCGCCACTACGAACCGGTGGGCGACGACGGGCCCGACGAGGATCGCGAAGTGCCGGTGGTCCCCCAGAGCACGGGTGTCGACCTCGATCTGCTCTCACGCATCAATGAGACCACGCTCGAGCTTCCCGAGGGCTTCACGCCCCATCCCAAGCTGTGGAGGCAGCTGGAGCGCCGCGCCAAGGACTTCGACCTCGATCGTACGCTCGACTGGGGCCACGCTGAGACGCTGGCGCTCGGCTCGCTGCTCACGGCAGGAATCCCGATCCGCTTCACCGGCCAAGACGTCCAGCGCGGCACGTTCAGCCACCGGCATCTGACGCTGCACGATGTGGAGACGGGCGAGGAGTTCACGCCGTTGCAACAGGTCTCGGACGCGCGGCTGGAAATCTACAATTCTCCGCTGACCGAGACAGCGGTGATCGGCTTCGAGTACGGGTACTCCGTCGGTGCCGACGCCGACGTCGTGCTGTGGGAGGCCCAGTTCGGGGACTTCGTGAACGTCGCCCAGGTCATGATCGACCAGTTCCTGTCCTCGGGGCTGGTGAAGTGGGGACAGTACTCGCGCCTGACACTGCTGCTCCCGCACGGATACGAAGGGCAAGGACCGGAGCACTCGAGCGCCCGCCTCGAGAGATTCCTCCAGATGTGCGCCGAGGAAAACATGCGGGTCACCTACCCGACGACCCCGGCCCAGTACTTCCACCTGCTCCGCCGCCAAGCGCTTCGACGTCCTGAGCGCCCGATGATCGTGATGACCCCGAAGAGCCTACTGCGACACCCGATGGCTTCGTCCACCGTCGCCGAGCTTACGGAGGGTGGATTCCAGCACGTTCTAGACGATCCGACCGTCCCAGATCCGACCGCCATCGAGCGAGTCGTGCTCTGTAGCGGCAAGGTCTACTACGACATCCAGGCCCACGAGCGCCGCGCCGACGCGACCTCGACGGCGGTGGCCAGGCTGGAGCTGCTCTACCCGTTCCCGGGAGACGCCCTCACAGAGCTGCTGGCCCGCTACCCGAGCCTCAAAGAGGTGGTGTGGACGCAGGAGGAGCCCCGCAACATGGGTGGGCTCACGTTCATCGGGCCGCGGCTGCGGGGTGTGGTACCGCGTAAGGTGCCGCTGACGTACGTGGCACGGCCGGAGCGCGCGAGCCCTGCGGGGGGGAAGGCGAAGGAGCATGCGGCGGAGCAAGCGACTTTGGTGCTGGAGGCGCTGGGGTTAGAGGGGTAG
- a CDS encoding NAD(P)H-quinone oxidoreductase, with translation MRAIVMRESGDADVLEMQDVERPVPGEGDLLVRVASSGVNRADLLQRAGRYPAPPGYHEHILGLEYAGTVEAVGRGVERFAVGEAVMGITGGGGYAEFIVESASTAVTAPAHMELLRVGALPEVFMTAFDAAFVQEGLLQGETLLVHAVGSGVGTAALQLGTRAGATVIGTSRTPAKLERAAELGLGHGVVAEEGWPDRVMELTGGRGVDVILDLVGGPYLAGNQRVLAERGRHIVVGVPGGLKAEIDLRALMGRRGSIRGTVLRARPVEEKAVLARAFETHVLPGFDDGTLQPVIDTVFPAAQAADAHRYMESNQNFGKILLEW, from the coding sequence ATGCGCGCGATCGTCATGCGCGAATCAGGCGACGCAGACGTTCTCGAGATGCAGGACGTCGAGCGGCCTGTACCCGGCGAGGGAGATCTGCTCGTACGCGTCGCTTCGTCAGGCGTGAATCGGGCCGATCTGCTGCAACGCGCGGGCCGGTATCCCGCTCCCCCCGGGTACCACGAGCACATCCTGGGACTGGAGTATGCGGGCACGGTCGAGGCCGTCGGTCGGGGGGTCGAGCGCTTCGCGGTCGGCGAAGCGGTCATGGGCATCACCGGCGGCGGTGGGTACGCCGAGTTCATAGTCGAGAGCGCGAGCACCGCGGTCACCGCCCCTGCACACATGGAGTTGCTCCGAGTAGGCGCCCTACCCGAGGTCTTCATGACCGCCTTCGACGCGGCCTTCGTGCAGGAAGGCCTCCTCCAGGGCGAGACCCTCCTCGTGCACGCGGTCGGAAGTGGCGTGGGCACGGCAGCGCTACAGCTCGGCACGAGGGCCGGAGCGACCGTAATCGGCACATCCCGGACGCCCGCGAAGCTCGAGCGCGCCGCGGAGCTCGGCCTCGGGCACGGGGTTGTGGCGGAGGAGGGCTGGCCGGACCGCGTGATGGAGCTGACCGGGGGCCGTGGCGTGGACGTCATCTTGGACCTCGTGGGAGGACCCTACCTGGCGGGGAACCAGCGAGTGCTCGCCGAGCGTGGACGGCACATCGTGGTCGGCGTGCCGGGCGGCCTCAAGGCCGAGATCGACCTGAGAGCCCTCATGGGCCGTCGCGGATCGATTCGCGGCACCGTCCTGCGCGCTCGCCCCGTCGAGGAGAAAGCCGTCCTGGCCCGAGCCTTCGAAACGCACGTCCTACCTGGCTTCGACGACGGCACCCTTCAACCCGTGATCGACACCGTCTTTCCAGCCGCCCAAGCCGCCGACGCCCACCGCTACATGGAATCGAACCAGAACTTCGGCAAGATCCTCTTGGAGTGGTGA
- a CDS encoding 3'-5' exonuclease: protein MKLPFELVRPLIFFDLETTGLDVKNDRIVELALIKVTPQGDVLERVRRYNPGLPIPPEATAVHGITDDDVADEHPFCRTARNLNDELLAGCDLCGFNIRRFDLHMLIAEFRRCGIRFTLDGRRVLDMQNIFHREEPRDLSAAARFYLGREHEEAHTALGDIRTSAAVLGAQLERYPHIPQDLDALHAYCDEFSPFRTEVDRWFSSAEEGRVFRRGKHQGQPLAQVAAEAPDYLRWMLDVEDMDEDVLSIVQEAVTTSAPPELPLSDPSNGSESA from the coding sequence ATGAAACTGCCCTTCGAGCTGGTCCGGCCCCTCATCTTCTTCGATCTCGAGACCACGGGTCTCGATGTGAAGAACGACCGGATCGTCGAGCTCGCGCTCATCAAGGTCACGCCCCAGGGGGACGTGCTCGAGCGCGTGCGACGGTACAACCCGGGCCTGCCGATTCCCCCCGAGGCCACGGCCGTGCACGGCATCACCGACGACGACGTCGCCGACGAGCACCCGTTTTGCCGAACCGCGAGGAACCTTAACGACGAGCTTCTCGCGGGCTGCGACCTATGCGGGTTCAACATTCGGCGCTTCGATCTGCACATGCTCATCGCGGAGTTCAGACGCTGTGGCATTCGCTTCACTCTCGACGGCCGTCGCGTGCTCGACATGCAGAACATCTTCCATCGCGAGGAGCCACGAGACCTCTCCGCCGCGGCACGATTCTATTTGGGCCGTGAGCACGAAGAGGCACACACCGCTCTGGGCGATATCCGGACCTCGGCGGCGGTGCTCGGTGCCCAGCTCGAGCGGTACCCGCACATCCCGCAGGACTTGGATGCGCTGCACGCCTATTGCGACGAGTTCTCGCCGTTCCGTACGGAGGTCGACCGCTGGTTCAGCAGCGCCGAAGAAGGACGTGTCTTTCGGCGTGGGAAGCACCAGGGCCAACCGCTGGCGCAGGTCGCGGCCGAGGCGCCGGACTACTTGCGTTGGATGCTCGACGTCGAAGACATGGACGAGGACGTGCTGAGCATCGTCCAGGAAGCCGTCACCACTTCCGCGCCACCCGAATTACCGCTTTCAGACCCGAGCAATGGGAGTGAATCAGCATGA
- a CDS encoding carboxypeptidase regulatory-like domain-containing protein has product MRRAFAAAAFAVGAWLAGAVPLHGQVIRGRVVDSESAEPVVLAYVGLLAPGSELVVATLADDDGHFSVRAPAVGSYFLYVTRTGYRAVVDGLFELGENGVFELLIGMRRAPIPVDPITVAVEGGVRDLRTVGFYERRDLGLGHFIEREEIQRVAIEDLTDALRGIPRFRVVTPAPSRVAPTGVLKPEILVRQGADYCSPTLFIDGTVVALGSRNRRSPQTAVRPDDFVDPSDVEAVEIYTSPARTPAAFEATGGCGAVLIWTRMR; this is encoded by the coding sequence ATGCGAAGGGCCTTCGCGGCGGCGGCGTTCGCGGTTGGCGCCTGGCTGGCCGGCGCGGTGCCGTTGCACGGCCAGGTCATCCGCGGCAGGGTTGTCGACTCCGAGTCGGCCGAGCCCGTCGTACTGGCCTACGTGGGCCTCCTCGCCCCGGGCAGCGAGCTGGTCGTTGCCACCCTCGCCGACGACGACGGCCACTTTTCCGTGCGTGCGCCGGCCGTGGGTTCGTACTTCCTCTACGTGACGCGGACGGGATACCGGGCCGTCGTGGACGGGCTCTTCGAGCTTGGTGAGAACGGCGTCTTCGAGCTGTTAATCGGCATGAGACGGGCGCCGATCCCGGTGGACCCGATCACGGTCGCGGTGGAGGGGGGCGTCCGCGACCTACGCACCGTCGGGTTCTACGAGCGACGGGACCTCGGGCTCGGGCACTTCATCGAGCGGGAGGAGATCCAGCGGGTGGCGATCGAGGACCTGACCGACGCGCTGAGGGGGATCCCCCGCTTTCGGGTGGTCACGCCAGCACCCAGCCGCGTCGCGCCCACCGGAGTGCTGAAGCCCGAGATCCTCGTTCGCCAAGGCGCCGACTACTGCTCGCCCACACTCTTCATCGACGGGACAGTCGTCGCGTTGGGGAGCAGGAACCGCCGCAGCCCCCAGACGGCGGTGCGTCCGGACGACTTCGTCGATCCCTCCGACGTGGAAGCAGTCGAGATCTACACGAGCCCCGCCAGGACGCCTGCGGCGTTCGAGGCAACGGGCGGGTGCGGCGCCGTCCTCATCTGGACGCGCATGCGGTGA
- a CDS encoding RagB/SusD family nutrient uptake outer membrane protein, with the protein MSKRPIMAAGGLAVGLVLLLLSSCSLDIQNPGAITDDSLNDASLMRVVVNGIANEFNTMVEGFAFDNARLGDGLAGTGSYFQTGRLRRGAMDWEETAGDWGQIHETIWTGQQAWGRMTSLEDFDETTSELASRAWMLMGFAHRTFGENFCQVVYSVDFDPELAGPVQPREVAFDSAVVAFNRAITIGTAAGSAGADFAMASRAGLAQAYMGKGDFGQAVTHAQQVPTDFVLSAIFSLQSNNNFVYVETGGRAEGGVFGTYAWQLDSQDPRAPFTICGTFDDPDNPKNSDVTPTNAAGCTSHQGADGVTAHYRQDKYLDEGSDIPVATGVEMRLIEAEAALVSNDLATFTARINDVRTFYGLAAIAQPATRGALEYPNAYDASTGDVTGAGVDGWSILDGERWLTTWLEGRRVWDLHRWNHPFLDGGIVFWDSEARRVSCWPIPEIECTLNDALRGETLLTGLGSETMTCG; encoded by the coding sequence GTGAGCAAGCGACCGATCATGGCCGCGGGCGGCCTCGCGGTGGGTCTCGTTCTTCTTCTTCTGTCCAGCTGCAGCCTGGACATCCAAAACCCCGGAGCGATCACGGACGATTCCCTGAACGACGCGAGCCTGATGCGCGTGGTGGTGAACGGCATCGCCAACGAGTTCAACACCATGGTCGAGGGCTTCGCCTTCGACAACGCCCGGCTCGGCGATGGTCTGGCCGGCACCGGGAGCTACTTCCAGACTGGCCGCCTCCGCCGCGGCGCCATGGATTGGGAGGAGACCGCCGGCGACTGGGGACAGATCCACGAGACGATCTGGACGGGCCAGCAGGCGTGGGGCCGGATGACGAGCCTGGAGGACTTCGACGAGACTACCAGCGAGCTCGCGTCCAGGGCGTGGATGCTGATGGGCTTCGCCCACCGGACCTTCGGCGAGAACTTCTGTCAGGTGGTGTATAGTGTTGACTTCGACCCCGAACTCGCCGGCCCCGTCCAGCCCAGGGAGGTGGCGTTCGACAGTGCCGTCGTGGCGTTCAATCGGGCGATCACCATCGGCACGGCCGCCGGGAGTGCCGGCGCCGACTTCGCGATGGCGTCGCGCGCCGGGCTGGCGCAGGCCTACATGGGCAAGGGCGATTTCGGGCAAGCGGTGACCCATGCCCAGCAGGTCCCGACGGACTTCGTGCTGTCGGCGATCTTCAGCCTCCAGTCGAACAATAACTTCGTCTATGTCGAGACGGGGGGCCGTGCGGAGGGTGGCGTCTTCGGGACGTACGCGTGGCAGCTCGACTCGCAGGATCCGCGGGCGCCGTTCACCATCTGCGGTACGTTCGACGATCCCGATAACCCCAAGAACTCGGACGTGACGCCCACCAACGCGGCCGGTTGTACGTCGCACCAGGGGGCGGACGGGGTCACGGCGCACTACCGGCAGGACAAGTACCTCGACGAAGGGTCGGACATCCCGGTGGCGACGGGCGTCGAGATGCGTCTGATCGAGGCGGAGGCTGCGCTTGTGAGCAACGACCTCGCCACGTTCACGGCCAGGATCAACGACGTCCGCACCTTTTACGGGCTGGCGGCGATCGCCCAGCCGGCGACGCGCGGCGCGTTGGAGTATCCCAACGCGTACGACGCGAGCACGGGAGATGTCACCGGAGCGGGTGTGGACGGCTGGTCGATCCTGGACGGCGAGCGTTGGCTCACCACATGGTTGGAAGGACGGAGGGTGTGGGACCTGCATCGTTGGAACCACCCCTTCCTCGACGGAGGGATCGTCTTCTGGGACTCCGAGGCCAGGAGGGTCTCGTGCTGGCCGATCCCTGAGATCGAGTGCACGCTCAACGACGCCCTCCGCGGCGAGACGTTGTTGACGGGCTTGGGGAGCGAGACGATGACGTGCGGATGA